One part of the Xiphophorus maculatus strain JP 163 A chromosome 1, X_maculatus-5.0-male, whole genome shotgun sequence genome encodes these proteins:
- the LOC102228074 gene encoding testis-specific Y-encoded-like protein 1 isoform X2: protein MSEVTDYKQSGDPASRKRSSSLYEDEDNAIPHKSAKVSDDANGIGQTSKSCENSEVGSKEETHRKPKDTVAEETSVRTDKASDRTDSTSEQPVNSSSTDGDHADITEKPQSSEASAPTDSKEETQKTAESMQHPSTPVDQSDSAAIAAAEALASLTGGDGEESQETPCSSAKVRPVKHGSKNKQRPGQQPSKVGSKTQAAADSSTSARSTDREDKDDAAEADEGDESVSGSSSTPSSSFPSDNEDNDDGECAIVSVKMAPEMRQSVALLAQVQMRLEALEKKSVRLHQRLELKINRQRRPHLDQRSSITKTIPGFWVTALLNHPHLSAHIDETDEDALSYMTDLEVESFKNTKLGYRIRFHFRRNPYFQNNIIMKELHLGMGGSPMSFSNPILWHRGHNLTANSEPRKSCRGVYETFFSWFSDHSNPVQDDVAQILKDDLYRDPLRYYLTPLWEPRENGSATEARAAGNGNGDDCVVISDSDDEPGEDTGDADRGRSREDEEDDDDEEEEGVEEEEEEEDGRRASPDESQEEEEEGSGEIVIDGSDDSDQEEEEEA, encoded by the exons ATGAGTGAAGTGACTGACTACAAACAGTCCGGTGACCCTGCATCGAGGAAACGGAGCTCATCACTCTACGAGGACGAAGACAATGCAATTCCTCATAAGTCCGCTAAAGTAAGTGACGACGCAAATGGAATTGGACAAACTTCAAAAAGTTGCGAAAACAGTGAAGTTGGAAGTAAAGAAGAAACTCACAGGAAGCCAAAAGATACTGTTGCTGAAGAAACTTCTGTGCGGACAGATAAGGCTTCGGATCGTACAGATAGCACCAGCGAGCAGCCCGTCAACAGCTCCAGCACTGACGGTGACCATGCCGACATCACCGAGAAACCGCAGTCCTCAGAGGCCTCGGCACCCACCGATTCAAAAGAGGAAACCCAGAAAACAGCTGAATCAATGCAGCATCCATCAACTCCTGTGGACCAGTCCGACTCCGCAGCCATAGCAGCTGCTGAAGCACTGGCCAGTCTCACTGGCGGAGACGGAGAGGAAAGCCAAGAGACTCCGTGTTCATCTGCAAAAGTGAGACCAGTGAAACATGGAAGTAAAAACAAGCAGCGGCCAGGCCAGCAGCCTTCAAAAGTTGGCTCAAAAACACAGGCAGCTGCAGACAGCTCCACATCAGCACGGAGTACCGACAGAGAAGATAAAGATGATGCTGCCGAAGCAGACGAAGGGGATGAATCCGTCTCGGGATCGTCCTCCACACCCAGCTCCTCTTTCCCATCTGACAATGAGGACAATGATGATGGGGAGTGTGCGATTGTGTCGGTCAAAATGGCCCCAGAGATGAGGCAGTCTGTTGCTCTACTGGCACAAGTGCAGATGAGACTTGAGGCTCTAGAGAAGAAGAGCGTCAGACTCCATCAACGGCTGGAGCTGAAGATTAATCGCCAGAGACGCCCGCATCTTGATCAGAGAAGCTCCATCACAAAAACCATCCCAGGGTTTTGGGTAACGGCT CTGCTGAACCATCCTCACCTCTCTGCTCACATAGATGAGACCGATGAAGACGCTCTTAGTTACATGACTGATCTTGAA GTCGAATCTTTCAAAAACACCAAACTCGGCTACAGGATTCGCTTCCACTTCCGACGGAACCCATATTTCCAGAATAACATCATTATGAAGGAATTGCACCTTGGCATGGGAG GGTCACCCATGTCATTCTCCAACCCCATCCTCTGGCACCGCGGACACAATCTGACCGCTAACAGCGAGCCCAGGAAGTCATGCCGCGGCGTTTACGAGACGTTTTTCAGCTGGTTCAGTGACCACAGCAACCCAGTGCAAGACGATGTAGCACAG aTACTGAAGGACGACCTCTACAGAGATCCACTGAGATACTACCTCACTCCTCTCTGGGAACCGAGGGAGAATGGCAG CGCCACAGAGGCCAGAGCGGCTGGAAACGGAAACGGAGATGATTGCGTGGTAATTTCTGACTCGGACGACGAGCCGGGGGAGGACACTGGTGATGCCGATCGAGGCCGCAGCAGGGAGGACGAGGAGGATGAcgatgatgaagaagaagaaggtgtagaagaagaagaggaggaagaagacgGCAGGCGAGCGAGTCCAG atgagagccaggaggaggaagaggagggtagTGGAGAAATTGTGATCGATG GCTCTGACGACAGCgatcaggaggaagaggaggaggcctAA
- the LOC102228074 gene encoding testis-specific Y-encoded-like protein 1 isoform X1, with translation MSEVTDYKQSGDPASRKRSSSLYEDEDNAIPHKSAKVSDDANGIGQTSKSCENSEVGSKEETHRKPKDTVAEETSVRTDKASDRTDSTSEQPVNSSSTDGDHADITEKPQSSEASAPTDSKEETQKTAESMQHPSTPVDQSDSAAIAAAEALASLTGGDGEESQETPCSSAKVRPVKHGSKNKQRPGQQPSKVGSKTQAAADSSTSARSTDREDKDDAAEADEGDESVSGSSSTPSSSFPSDNEDNDDGECAIVSVKMAPEMRQSVALLAQVQMRLEALEKKSVRLHQRLELKINRQRRPHLDQRSSITKTIPGFWVTALLNHPHLSAHIDETDEDALSYMTDLEVESFKNTKLGYRIRFHFRRNPYFQNNIIMKELHLGMGGSPMSFSNPILWHRGHNLTANSEPRKSCRGVYETFFSWFSDHSNPVQDDVAQILKDDLYRDPLRYYLTPLWEPRENGSSATEARAAGNGNGDDCVVISDSDDEPGEDTGDADRGRSREDEEDDDDEEEEGVEEEEEEEDGRRASPDESQEEEEEGSGEIVIDGSDDSDQEEEEEA, from the exons ATGAGTGAAGTGACTGACTACAAACAGTCCGGTGACCCTGCATCGAGGAAACGGAGCTCATCACTCTACGAGGACGAAGACAATGCAATTCCTCATAAGTCCGCTAAAGTAAGTGACGACGCAAATGGAATTGGACAAACTTCAAAAAGTTGCGAAAACAGTGAAGTTGGAAGTAAAGAAGAAACTCACAGGAAGCCAAAAGATACTGTTGCTGAAGAAACTTCTGTGCGGACAGATAAGGCTTCGGATCGTACAGATAGCACCAGCGAGCAGCCCGTCAACAGCTCCAGCACTGACGGTGACCATGCCGACATCACCGAGAAACCGCAGTCCTCAGAGGCCTCGGCACCCACCGATTCAAAAGAGGAAACCCAGAAAACAGCTGAATCAATGCAGCATCCATCAACTCCTGTGGACCAGTCCGACTCCGCAGCCATAGCAGCTGCTGAAGCACTGGCCAGTCTCACTGGCGGAGACGGAGAGGAAAGCCAAGAGACTCCGTGTTCATCTGCAAAAGTGAGACCAGTGAAACATGGAAGTAAAAACAAGCAGCGGCCAGGCCAGCAGCCTTCAAAAGTTGGCTCAAAAACACAGGCAGCTGCAGACAGCTCCACATCAGCACGGAGTACCGACAGAGAAGATAAAGATGATGCTGCCGAAGCAGACGAAGGGGATGAATCCGTCTCGGGATCGTCCTCCACACCCAGCTCCTCTTTCCCATCTGACAATGAGGACAATGATGATGGGGAGTGTGCGATTGTGTCGGTCAAAATGGCCCCAGAGATGAGGCAGTCTGTTGCTCTACTGGCACAAGTGCAGATGAGACTTGAGGCTCTAGAGAAGAAGAGCGTCAGACTCCATCAACGGCTGGAGCTGAAGATTAATCGCCAGAGACGCCCGCATCTTGATCAGAGAAGCTCCATCACAAAAACCATCCCAGGGTTTTGGGTAACGGCT CTGCTGAACCATCCTCACCTCTCTGCTCACATAGATGAGACCGATGAAGACGCTCTTAGTTACATGACTGATCTTGAA GTCGAATCTTTCAAAAACACCAAACTCGGCTACAGGATTCGCTTCCACTTCCGACGGAACCCATATTTCCAGAATAACATCATTATGAAGGAATTGCACCTTGGCATGGGAG GGTCACCCATGTCATTCTCCAACCCCATCCTCTGGCACCGCGGACACAATCTGACCGCTAACAGCGAGCCCAGGAAGTCATGCCGCGGCGTTTACGAGACGTTTTTCAGCTGGTTCAGTGACCACAGCAACCCAGTGCAAGACGATGTAGCACAG aTACTGAAGGACGACCTCTACAGAGATCCACTGAGATACTACCTCACTCCTCTCTGGGAACCGAGGGAGAATGGCAG TAGCGCCACAGAGGCCAGAGCGGCTGGAAACGGAAACGGAGATGATTGCGTGGTAATTTCTGACTCGGACGACGAGCCGGGGGAGGACACTGGTGATGCCGATCGAGGCCGCAGCAGGGAGGACGAGGAGGATGAcgatgatgaagaagaagaaggtgtagaagaagaagaggaggaagaagacgGCAGGCGAGCGAGTCCAG atgagagccaggaggaggaagaggagggtagTGGAGAAATTGTGATCGATG GCTCTGACGACAGCgatcaggaggaagaggaggaggcctAA
- the ppp1r3f gene encoding protein phosphatase 1 regulatory subunit 3F isoform X2: MHSSADMSFLTIPSQEGLFKTIKTSKSAGEAEGHSRTDAAEKNDDEEDDEDDDDTDDVRFIPRCSPVPRKRGASIFDETAEYMRIHQALSAGKRVSFADTTGGDLVDVREFAAFDSDEEDTAKWQEEEAKYRKAEREPTYRVHPEFHVPSGGVLLQAVRSNKVEVERISPLEDEPLAFSGVIRVLNISFHKAVYIRSTMDSWGTYFDHPAEYVFGSNVDNTDQFSFKLSFAPPYTTHGSRIEFVVRYETSVGDYWANNFSRNYAVTLLLSYEDDTAQTSTDMAQKRSILKSPKVYSLTSEEDQEEGEEEPESLTAELVRPSAACPVIIHPEIDVELIEASATT, translated from the exons ATGCACTCTTCTGCAGATATGTCTTTCTTAACCATACCAAGCCAAGAGGGCCTTTTCAAAACGATTAAAACCAGCAAGTCGGCCGGAGAGGCGGAGGGTCATTCACGCACGGACGCCGCTGAGAAAAACGACgatgaggaggatgatgaggaCGATGATGACACCGATGATGTCCGGTTCATCCCCAGGTGTTCCCCGGTGCCCAGAAAGCGGGGCGCGTCCATCTTCGACGAGACAGCCGAGTACATGCGGATCCACCAGGCGCTCTCTGCAGGAAAGCGGGTCTCGTTCGCCGACACAACAGGTGGAGATCTGGTGGATGTGCGCGAATTCGCAGCCTTCGACTCGGACGAGGAAGACACCGCAAAGtggcaggaggaggaggcgaAATACCGCAAAGCAGAGCGGGAGCCGACCTATCGAGTGCACCCGGAGTTCCACGTTCCCAGCGGCGGCGTCCTGCTACAGGCTGTGCGCTCCAACAAAGTGGAAGTTGAACGGATATCCCCATTAGAGGACGAGCCGCTTGCATTCAGTGGAGTAATTCGAGTCCTGAACATCTCCTTCCACAAAGCGGTGTACATCAGATCAACCATGGACAGCTGGGGCACTTACTTTGATCACCCTGCAGAGTACGTGTTTGGATCTAACGTCGACAACACTGATCAGTTCTCCTTTAAGCTGTCTTTTGCACCACCGTACACCACGCACGGCTCACGCATTGAGTTTGTCGTGCGCTATGAAACCTCGGTTGGTGATTACTGGGCCAATAACTTTTCCAGGAATTACGCTGTGACGCTGCTTTTGTCCTATGAAGATGATACAGCCCAGACCAGCACTGATATGGCACAAAAAAGAAGCATCCTGAAGAGTCCGAAAGTCTACAG CCTGACATCAGAGGAAGATCAGGAGGAAGGAGAAG AGGAACCAGAGAGTTTAACAGCAGAACTAGTCAGGCCATCAGCTGCGTGTCCAGTCATCATTCATCCTGAGATCGATGTGGAG